Proteins encoded together in one Lathyrus oleraceus cultivar Zhongwan6 chromosome 5, CAAS_Psat_ZW6_1.0, whole genome shotgun sequence window:
- the LOC127082413 gene encoding uncharacterized protein LOC127082413: MTKKSANYYLLENEDEPYRTCKKKNFIGKVMFLVAVARPRFDDGDKEIFSGKIGVFPLVQKVAAKRSSINRASGTLETKPITSITKEVSRNFLINKVLPAIKEKWPREHAMETIYIQQDNAPCHVSIDDEEFRKAASEGGFDIRLSCQPPNSPDLNVLDLGFFNAIQSLQQKEVSKSVDELIEVVQNSYDNFSSKQSDKIFLTLQSCMIEIMKIKGSNNYRIPHMKKEVLLNRGILPTQLKCDRELVENTFQYLNSDN, from the coding sequence ATGACCAAAAAATCAGCTAACTACTACCTTCTTGAAAATGAGGATGAGCCATATCGCACATGCAAAAAGAAAAATTTTATTGGAAAAGTCATGTTTTTAGTAGCAGTCGCTAGGCCTAGATTTGATGACGGTGATAAGGAGATATTTTCGGGAAAAATTGGCGTCTTTCCTCTTGTTCAAAAAGTTGCAGCAAAAAGGTCAAGTATCAATAGAGCTTCGGGTACACTTGAAACTAAACCGATTACTTCTATCACTAAAGAAGTTAGTCGAAATTTTCTAATCAATAAAGTGTTACCTGCAATTAAAGAAAAATGGCCGAGAGAACATGCAATGGAAACAATTTATATACAACAAGATAATGCTCCGTGTCATGTTTCTATTGACGATGAAGAATTTCGTAAAGCAGCTTCTGAAGGAGGATTTGACATCCGTTTATCTTGTCAACCACCGAATTCTCCTGATTTAAATGTTTTAGATCTGGGTTTTTTCAATGCCATTCAATCATTACAACAAAAGGAAGTTTCAAAATCAGTTGATGAACTCATTGAAGTTGTGCAAAACTCATATGATAATTTTTCTAGCAAACAATCTGACAAAATTTTTCTCACACTTCAATCTTGTATGATTGAAATCATGAAAATTAAAGGATCTAATAATTACCGAATTCCCCATATGAAGAAAGAAGTGTTGCTTAATCGAGGCATACTACCTACGCAACTAAAATGTGACCGAGAGTTAGTtgaaaatacttttcaatatttAAACAGTGATAATTAA